Within the Streptomyces vilmorinianum genome, the region TGACCTCGGACCTCGGCGTGCTGCCCGGCAACCGGGTGCTCCTGCGCGGCCCCACGACGCCCTGGCTGGCCGCCTGCTGGCTCGCGGTGATGAAGGCGGGCGGGATCGCCGTCACCGTCCTGGCCCAGCAGCGCGCCCAGGAGCTGGCCGTGATGTGCGAGATGGCCCGCTGCAGCCACGCCCTGTGCGACATCCGGAGCGTCGACGACCTGGTCGAGGCCCGGGTGCCGGGGCTGCGGATCACGGGCTTCGGCGGGGACTCCCCGGACGACCTGCTCTCCCTGGCCATGGGCCGGCCGGACGCCTACGAGGCGGTGGAGACGGCCGCGGACGACGTGGCGCTGATCGCCTTCACCTCGGGGACCACCGGGCGGCCCAAGGGGTGCATGCACTTCCACCGCGACGTCCTGGCCGTCGCCGACACCTTCTCGGCGCACGTGCTGCGCCCGCGGCCGGACGACGTCTTCGCCGGCTCGCCGCCTCTCGGCTTCACCTTCGGCCTCGGCGGACTCCTGCTCTTCCCGCTGCGCGCCGGGGCCAGCGCGCTGCTGCTCGAACAGGCGGGCCCCAAGCAGCTGTTGGCGGCGATCGCGGAGCACCGGGTGTCGGTGCTGTTCACGGCGCCGACCGCGTACCGGGTGATGCTGGAGGAGATCGAGCGGCACGGCGGACCCGAGGTCGGCTCCCTGCGGCGCTGTGTGTCGGCGGGCGAGAACCTGCCGGCCGCGACCTGGGACGCCTGGCACAAGGCCACCGGTCTGAAGCTCATCAACGGCATCGGCGCGACCGAACTGCTCCACATCTTCATCTCCGCCGCGGACGGCGACATCCGTCCCGGCACCACGGGGCGGGCGGTGCCCGGCTGGCACGCGCGCGTGGTGGACCGGGAGGGCGCCGAGGTCCCGGACGGCGAGGAGGGCCTGCTCGCGGTGCGCGGCCCGGTCGGCTGCCGGTATCTGTCCGACCCCCGGCAGAGCGAGTACGTCCTGGACGGCTGGAACGTCACGGGCGACACGTACGTGCGCGACGGCGAGGGGTACTTCCGCTATGTCGCCCGCGCCGACGACATGATCATCTCGGCCGGCTACAACATCGCGGGGCCCCAGGTGGAGGAGGCGCTCCTGGCCCACCCGGACGTGGTCGAGGCGGCGGTCGTGGGGCAGCCGGACGAGCTGCGCGGCCAGATCGTGGTGGCGTACACGGTCGTACGGGACGGGGTGCCGCGGGACGCGGACACGGCGGCGGCGCTGCGGGCGTTCGTACGGTCCCGGCTGGTGCCGTACAAGAGTCCCCGGAAGATCGTCTTCCTGGACGCGCTGCCGCGGACGGCGACGGGCAAGCTGCAGCGTTTCCGGCTGCGCGCGGGCCCGGAGGACACCCCCTAGAGTGATCACGTGGCCGAGCAGCACACTCCCCGTTCCCTGATCGTCTCGCTGTACGGCGCGTACGGCCGTGGCCTCGCGCCGGGCGAGGAACCGTTGCCCGTGGCCGAGCTGATCCGCCTTCTGGCGGTGCTCGGCGTGGACGCGCCGTCGGTGCGCTCCTCGGTGTCCCGGCTGAAACGGCGGGGCCTGCTGCTGCCGAGGCGGACGGCGGAGGGCGCGGCCGGGTACGCCCTGTCGGACGACGCGCGCCAGCTCCTGGAGGACGGCGACCGCCGGATCTACGCCCGTACGGAGCCCACGCTGTCCGACGGCTGGGTCCTCGCCGTGTTCACCGTCCCCGAGTCCGAGCGCCACAAGCGCCATCTGCTGCGCTCCCGGCTGGCCCGTCTGGGCTTCGGCACGGCGGCGCCCGGGGTGTGGATCGCCCCGGCACGGCTGTACGAGGAGACCCGGCACACCCTGGAGCGCCTGGAGCTCTCCCCGTACGTGGACCTGTTCCGCGGCGAGCACCTGGGCTACGCGCCGACGGCGGAGGCGGTGTCCCGCTGGTGGGACCTGCCGTCGATCGCCAAGCTCCACGAGGAGTTCCTCGCGGCCCACGAGCCGGTCCTGCGGGCCTGGACGGCCTCCCCGGGGTCGGCGGAGGACGCCTACCGGGACTACCTGTTCGCTCTGGACTCCTGGCGCCGCCTCCCGTACGCGGACCCGGTCCTGCCGGCCGAACTCCTGCCGCAGAACTGGCCGGGCGCCCGCTCGGCGGAGGTCTTCGCGGCGCTCCACGAGCGGCTGCGGGACCGGGGGGCGCAGTTCGTGCTCGGGCTCACGGGCGAGGCGTCAGGCTGAGTCGCGGCTTCGGCGCGTCCGTGCGGCCCGTCGGGGGTCTGCGGCTGCCCGCGCGGTACGGGGCGGGCCAGGGGGCCGCCGGGCCCTGGTAGTTCTG harbors:
- a CDS encoding AMP-binding protein; this encodes MELTPSAHHDTFARDQLPPAGQWPHLLFDLPGLAYPERLNCGAELLDRTVERFGGERPAFRDGDGHVWTYGQLRERVNRIAHVLTSDLGVLPGNRVLLRGPTTPWLAACWLAVMKAGGIAVTVLAQQRAQELAVMCEMARCSHALCDIRSVDDLVEARVPGLRITGFGGDSPDDLLSLAMGRPDAYEAVETAADDVALIAFTSGTTGRPKGCMHFHRDVLAVADTFSAHVLRPRPDDVFAGSPPLGFTFGLGGLLLFPLRAGASALLLEQAGPKQLLAAIAEHRVSVLFTAPTAYRVMLEEIERHGGPEVGSLRRCVSAGENLPAATWDAWHKATGLKLINGIGATELLHIFISAADGDIRPGTTGRAVPGWHARVVDREGAEVPDGEEGLLAVRGPVGCRYLSDPRQSEYVLDGWNVTGDTYVRDGEGYFRYVARADDMIISAGYNIAGPQVEEALLAHPDVVEAAVVGQPDELRGQIVVAYTVVRDGVPRDADTAAALRAFVRSRLVPYKSPRKIVFLDALPRTATGKLQRFRLRAGPEDTP
- a CDS encoding PaaX family transcriptional regulator, which gives rise to MAEQHTPRSLIVSLYGAYGRGLAPGEEPLPVAELIRLLAVLGVDAPSVRSSVSRLKRRGLLLPRRTAEGAAGYALSDDARQLLEDGDRRIYARTEPTLSDGWVLAVFTVPESERHKRHLLRSRLARLGFGTAAPGVWIAPARLYEETRHTLERLELSPYVDLFRGEHLGYAPTAEAVSRWWDLPSIAKLHEEFLAAHEPVLRAWTASPGSAEDAYRDYLFALDSWRRLPYADPVLPAELLPQNWPGARSAEVFAALHERLRDRGAQFVLGLTGEASG